Proteins from one Methanobrevibacter arboriphilus JCM 13429 = DSM 1125 genomic window:
- a CDS encoding HVO_A0114 family putative DNA-binding protein: MIITLIKEETTQEYNKRMEKKYGSMEKLEKALEKAPKNLLYADLENWKLLTENPEENIRQEEIIITDNISIGENEIKLLNIIKNEKPKSVREIANKINKDPANTTNKINQLAEEGLVSFKKGLKNSKIPFLKYDKIEIAI; the protein is encoded by the coding sequence ATGATTATTACCTTAATTAAAGAAGAAACAACACAAGAATATAATAAAAGAATGGAAAAAAAATATGGAAGCATGGAAAAACTAGAAAAAGCATTAGAAAAAGCACCGAAAAACCTTTTATATGCTGATTTAGAGAATTGGAAATTATTAACTGAAAATCCTGAAGAAAATATAAGACAAGAAGAGATTATCATAACTGATAATATAAGTATTGGGGAGAATGAAATAAAATTATTAAATATTATTAAAAATGAAAAGCCAAAATCAGTAAGAGAAATAGCAAATAAAATAAACAAGGATCCAGCAAATACAACAAATAAAATAAATCAATTAGCTGAAGAAGGTTTAGTTAGCTTCAAAAAAGGTTTAAAAAATAGTAAAATACCTTTTTTAAAATATGATAAAATAGAAATAGCTATTTAA